One Beggiatoa leptomitoformis DNA segment encodes these proteins:
- a CDS encoding MOSC domain-containing protein codes for MNDATLTQLFIGTLRPLPPEGQLTGIYKHAVTDSISVTPLGLTGDHQADKRVHGGTEKAIHHYAAENYALLAQQYPNCSDQFIAGSLGENFSSDGLHENNVCIGDIFQVGQAILQVSQPRSPCWKINHKFGLEQISMFIQQQNITGWYYRVLQTGYIQAGDKLLLVERPNADLTLAHFWNCVLEHRPAIAIIESISLAIGLAPQWQQRLKDRAVWLGQHH; via the coding sequence ATGAACGACGCAACATTAACACAGCTTTTTATCGGCACACTCCGCCCATTACCGCCTGAAGGACAATTAACAGGTATTTATAAACACGCTGTAACCGATAGCATAAGCGTTACACCGCTAGGCTTAACAGGCGACCACCAAGCCGACAAGCGCGTACATGGGGGGACAGAAAAAGCAATTCATCACTACGCCGCCGAAAATTACGCATTATTAGCACAACAGTATCCTAACTGTAGCGACCAATTTATAGCAGGGAGTTTAGGCGAGAATTTCTCCAGTGATGGTTTACATGAAAATAACGTCTGCATAGGCGATATTTTTCAAGTCGGTCAAGCCATCTTGCAAGTTAGCCAACCCCGTAGCCCGTGTTGGAAAATTAACCATAAATTTGGTTTAGAACAAATATCTATGTTTATCCAACAACAAAATATTACCGGTTGGTATTATCGCGTTTTGCAGACAGGATACATACAAGCAGGCGATAAACTTCTCTTAGTAGAACGTCCAAATGCGGATTTAACCCTTGCCCATTTCTGGAATTGCGTATTAGAACACCGCCCAGCCATTGCTATTATAGAATCCATCAGTCTAGCCATTGGATTAGCACCACAATGGCAACAGCGTCTCAAAGACCGCGCCGTGTGGTTAGGGCAACATCACTAA
- the trpC gene encoding indole-3-glycerol phosphate synthase TrpC, with the protein MSSHIPDILKKILQRKTEEIIERAEKTSLKKLSQIATDAAAPRDFIAAIEARLRVQQAAVIAEIKKASPSKGILRPQFYPEEIAKSYARSGAACLSVLTDRDFFQGAEEYLQQAKAACALPALRKDFIIDAYQVYEARAIGADCILLIVAALGDAQLQDLTGLAYHLGMDVLIEVHDREELERALPLNTTLIGINNRDLRTFNTYLETTLDLLAHIPKERIVVTESGIHTPQDVKLFRDAGVDTFLVGEAFMRAVDPGEALQHLFYA; encoded by the coding sequence ATGTCCAGTCATATTCCTGATATTTTAAAAAAAATTCTCCAGCGTAAAACCGAAGAAATCATTGAACGTGCTGAAAAAACGTCTTTAAAAAAATTAAGCCAAATTGCCACTGATGCTGCTGCACCACGCGATTTTATCGCGGCCATTGAAGCCCGTTTGCGCGTTCAACAAGCAGCCGTTATTGCCGAGATAAAAAAAGCCTCACCCAGTAAAGGCATTTTACGCCCCCAGTTTTATCCTGAAGAAATTGCTAAAAGCTATGCACGCAGTGGTGCGGCTTGTTTATCTGTCCTGACTGACCGTGATTTTTTTCAAGGCGCGGAAGAATATTTACAACAAGCAAAAGCCGCCTGTGCATTACCCGCTTTACGAAAAGACTTTATTATTGATGCCTATCAAGTTTATGAAGCTCGCGCAATTGGTGCGGATTGCATTTTGCTCATTGTTGCAGCCCTCGGTGATGCACAACTACAAGATTTAACAGGTCTAGCTTATCATTTAGGGATGGATGTACTGATTGAAGTGCATGACCGTGAAGAATTAGAACGTGCTTTACCCTTAAACACAACATTAATCGGGATTAATAATAGGGATTTACGCACGTTTAATACCTATTTAGAAACGACATTAGATTTACTAGCGCATATCCCTAAAGAACGTATTGTCGTGACAGAAAGCGGCATTCATACCCCACAAGATGTAAAACTATTTCGTGATGCGGGGGTTGATACCTTTCTTGTTGGCGAAGCCTTTATGCGTGCGGTTGACCCCGGTGAAGCCTTGCAACACCTATTCTATGCCTAA